The region GCGATAACATGGCCGCCGCAGCTGGGGCCGGTGCCGCCCGCTACCGTGCCGGCGGGTCCATCCCAGCCGGTAACGGTATAGGCGTGGTTGAATTTCGGAGATTTCGGATCGAGGCGCGGGTCGCCGACGCTCAGTGCTCCATTGTTCGGCCCGGCGGCGCCGGTGACCGTCTTCGCCGCGGCGTCCCACTTCCCGACTTGGTAGAGGGCGGCGTGGCCGTCTTTGATATCGAGCCGGGGATCGGCGACCGCCGGCGCACCGCTGCCGAATCTTGTTCCCGTGATGCAGGGGGCGGTCTCGTCGAATTTGATTACCCGGTAGACGCTGGGGTGGCGGCTCTCCCTTTCGTTCAGCCTCGGGTCGCTGACGGCCGCCGGCGTGCTGCCGCCTATGCTGGTGTTGCCGGTTACGGTGCCCGATGGGCCCTGCCAGTCCATAACGCCCATTGTGCTGCTGCGGGGGATATGCTCCAGCCGGTACTGCTCCGGGGCGATCTTCTGCAAGTCTCGCCAGTCGCCGCCGGCGGGGATGAGCGCCAGGCGCACCCAGGTTTTCCACTGGAGGCGCGGGAGGCGGTGCATAGGGCCGCAGCTGGGGGCGTCGGGCAGGGGTATGGGGCCGATGATGTCGCCGATGGTGCGGAGCTTCAGTTTCGGCGGCTGGTAGAGGTAGGCCGGGACTTTGGCTTCGTTGCGGGCTACCAGGAGAAAGCGTTTCCGCCGCTGGCCGAGGCCGCCGAGCTCGCCGCAGTCGTGGTCGCCGCCGTGAAATACGTAGCCGTAGCGGCCGAGTATCTTCTTTACCTGCTTGACGAGGAACGCTCCCCTGGTTTTGATCATCGGTACGTTCTCGATCAGGATGAACGCCGGCAGGTCTTCCTCGAAGGCCCGCATCGTGAGGCCCATGGAGCGGACCACTAGTCGGTTGAGGGCCTGGTACTTGTCGCTGGCCGCGCTCTTGCTGGGCAGGAGGCCGCTGAATCCCTTACAGGGGGGCGAGAGGAATACGACGTCTGGGTAATCGCCGGCGGCGCGGTAGAGGTCGTAAGGGGTGACTTCCCGCCAGTCCTCGGGAGGCTCTTTGCCGTGGAAGGCGATATAGTCGGCCCGGTTGAAGAGGTCCATGCGGACGGCCGGGGCGTCGGTGAGATATTCGAAGTCTTCGCAGCAGAGCGGGTCGCAGTCGATGCCGGCCAGGGTGGTAAATTTGGCGACGGCACCTTTGTATTCGCCGACGGACTCTTGCATGCCGACCGCTGCGCCGCCGCTGCCGCAGAATAGGTGTAGAGCTTTGTAACGGTTCATCATCCCGCCTCCCCTTTCACTCCGTCGAGGCGCATCGCGTGCCCCATGCCCTCGTCGATGAAGTCAAACAGCGTCGGCGCGTCTCTCATCGCCTCGGCCACCTGCATGTATCCCAGGCCGTCTCTGAAGTAATCGCTGTTGAGCTCGCAGGCCTGTCCATACCGGCCGAGTTTCACGGCCACCATCGGGACCGTCATGATCCCCCCGAACGGGTCGAATACCACCTCTCCGGGGTTCGAGTACCGGTTTATCAGCCGTTCGACTATATCCAGCTGCAGCGGGCAGACATGCATTTCCCTTCTCTTCTGCGACTGCTTCGTGTTCAGCGTCTTCATTCGGTTGATGTCGTCCCATACTCCATCCGTCCAGGATCCGGGAGCGACTACCATGAAGCTCGCCGGCAGTTTGCCGTCCTTGTCGAGCTTCTTGGCCAGGGCGATGTGCTGGTGGTAGTCGTAGACCGATTCCCTCGAGTATTTGCGGTAAACCGCCTGGAGAGAGTCGACGGGAAGTGCGGCCAGTTCTTCCTTGCTTATCAGCCGGTCGCCTGACGATCTCCAGTAGCCGTGCGCGTCGATTTGCCACTGTGCCCGGGTGTATTCGTCCTTGGACTTGGCGACTGGCATATCGGCGTAAGCCTTCGAGGTATCGCTGGGAAGTCGGCGAAATAGCAGGATATACTCCGGGCAGCCGACGCCCATCTTGCTCCCGTCCTTGCACTGCTCCGACCAGCCCAGGCGGTAGGTCTGATTGTTCTCCCTCACCACGTCGGTGACGACGGTTATGCGGCCCATGTACTGGAAGCCGTGGCGGAGGAAGTGCGCGACTGTGAGGTCGCTGAACGGGTCAACGGTGGGCATGCCCGTGCCGGTGGCGTTGCCGAAGAGGATACGGTCCTTGACGTGGATGGCGGCTATTCTTCCGGGCTTCAGGATCCGGAGGAGGTTCGGCGTCAGGAAGTCCATCTGCTCGAAAAACTTCTCGTTATCCTTGTTGTGGCCGAAGTCGTTGTAGGACGGGGTGTATTCGTAATGGTTGCTGAACGGGATCGAGGTGACGATCATGTCGATGCTGTCAGCTGTCATCCGTTCGGCTTCGAGGATACAGTCGTTATTGGTGATGGTGAAGTGCTTGCCCTTGACTTCCACTCTCTCAACTCCGATTGACCTGGCCATTTTTTCAGCTAACGAGGTGCTGGACAGGCCGTGTTTTTTGATGATGGCGGTCATCTTCTTGACCATCGCGTCATGCTGCCGCCACTTTTCGAGGAGCACTCTGAGGATCTGTCGCTCGCTTTCGGTGTAGATGATGTCGATGATTACCTCCTCCGTCTGAAGGAAGCGATAGATCCTGTGAATGGCCTGGATGAAGTCGTTGAATTCATAGTCGATGCCGAGGAAGATGGCTCTGTGGCAGTGGCGCTGGAAGTTGCAGCCCTGGCCGGAAAGCTCTTTTTTAGTGGCGAATAGCCGGATGCGGCCGTCGCTGAAATCAATTACCCGCTGTTCGCGGAGGTCATAGTCTTGGCTGCCGTAGATGTCGACCGCGGCGGGCAAGGCCTTTTTGATCGCATGCCGCTCGGCTTCGAGGTCATGCCAGAGGATAAAACTATCGTCGGAGGAGTTGACGATCTCGGCCATCTTGGCCACACGGCCGTCGATGCTGTCCCTTTTCTCTTTGGCGGCGTCGGCCAGGGAGACAGCTGCATCTCGCAGGAGTTTGACCTGGCCGTCTCTCTCTGTGCCGGCGGTGGAGTTGTCGACCGGGATCTCGTGGTAGTTGATCTTCAGAGGTGGCAGTATGTAGCCGGTGTCGTAGAAGCCGAGGTCGGAGGGCGCGGTGATGAACAGGGCCCAGGAGGAAAGCCACAGCCAGAATTCGGCCTCCTTGTGCGGGTAGAGGGTGAGATTGTTGGCCTTGGTGCTGTCGCGCTGGAAGAATCTCGTAAGGGCCTGGCCGGTGTCCATGATCTCCAGGTAGCCGGCGTAGTGGATGAGCTCTTTATAGCGGTTGGGCGCCGGCGTGGCGGTGGCGAGGAGTTTATACCGAACGCCCTTGAACTTGTCGAGGAAGGTCTGATAAGTCTTGCTGCCGTAGCTCCTGAGGACGGAGGCTTCGTCGAGGGCGGTGGCGGTGAAGCATGTGGGGTCGATATCGCCGTCGCGCACCCGTTCATAGTTGGTTATGAGGATATCGGTTTCAGCCGCGGCGACTTCGGCCATTGTCCTGACGTACTGCGGAGGATCCATGCCGAGCAACTGCACGGCGTCGCGGGTGAATTCCTGTTTTACCCCCAGGGGGAGGACTATCAGGGCCTTGCCTCCCTCTTTGGCGATGATGATCCGGCACCATTCAAGTTCCTGGACCGTCTTGCCCAGGCCGAAGGATTCGAACAGCGCCCGGCGTCCTCCCCTAATGGCCCACCTGACGGCCTCCCGCTGGTGGGGCTTTAGCGCGGGGTTGATGTCGTCGATCGATATGTCGAAGCCGCTGTCTTTGGCGAGCTCCATTTTGTCGAGTAAAAATTGCTGATAGTTCATATCTCACCCCGAAAGCATATACTATACCGAGGGGACCTTCTGCCACATCCTCTTGGCCCCTACACCGGCCCGGCTTTATGCCGGGCTTTTAACTTTGTTCAGCTTGATAGCCTTGATCTTCTCGACCAGATTACTCATGTGCTGTGTGGCCACCGTCTGGGCTATAGCGCGGTCCTCTTCGGTCTCCGCCTTGTCTCCCATGAGGCCGAGGAATTGCTCCGTCTTAAGCCCCAGAGCCTCCTGGATAGTCTCGTCGGAGCCGTCCTCGCTAACGAGGTAATAGCAGAGGATGGAGTTTTCCTGCCCGATGCGGTGGGCACGGTCCTCGCATTGGGAGTGGATCGCCGGCGACCAGTCCAGCTCTCCGAATACGACGCTGGTTGCGACCTGGAGGCCGTCGAGGCCGGCCGCCGTCCGGAGAGATATACAGCAGAGGGGCGTCATGCCGCTCTTAAACATCTCCACCGCCTCATTCTTAGCGGCGGCATCTTCCTGGCCGGTGATCTTGCCCGGACGGAATTCCCGCAGCTCCTCCATGTAGATGTCGAACACCGCGTGATGGTAGGCGAACAACAGCACTTTTTCCCCGGCCTCCAGCAGCATCCTGACGAAAGCGCAGACGGCGGAAGCCTTGGCTATTCCGGTAGCCATACGGGCCGCTCCCTCGATCTCCCTCTTCACTCTGCCCTTCTCCAGCATGTCCTTGATGGCGTCGTAACCTTGGGCCTTCTCGACGGCTTCGCGTATCAGGTTGCTGAATACGGCCTGATCGGATTCGATAGGCTCAACCACTCGACGCTTAGGCGGCAGCTCGCCGAGAACGTCGGCCTTGGTGTGGCGGATCATCAGGCCCTCGCGCTTTAGGTAGTCGCCGAGGTTAGCCGGATCGGTGACGATATCGCCGTCGTAGCCATAGCACCATGTTCTCGAAAAGCTCTCCCAGTCCGAGAGGCAATGGAAGTCGATGATGTTCATGACGTTCCATATCTGGCCGCCGCGGCCGTAAATCGGGGTACCGGATAATCCTATGACATTCTCGGCCTTGTCCGCCACCAGCGAGGCGGCGGAGTATTTCTCCGTTTGCCGGTGCCGGAGCTCCTGGATCTCGTCGAAGATCACCGTCTTGAAGCCGTATTCCGGCAGTTCGTTCTTCCAGCCTCGCAGGATGAGGTAGTGCATGATGTAGATGTCAGCAGTCGGCAGGTCGTAGGGTTTCAGTCCCTTGATGACATGGACGAACGGGGGTACTGCCTTGCCCTTGCTAAACAATGTTGGCGCCTGCCCTATCGACGGCGGGAGGTCGAGGAATTGGGCAATCTTGTCGAGCCACCCCAGAATAAGGTGCGGAGGAACGACAATCAGGGCCGGCCAGGCGTTCACCGCTGAGAGGAACGCCAGCGCGATCGGCGTCTTGCCCAGGCCCATCTCGTCAGCGTCGAGTGTTCGCCGGTTGTGCATCAGGTGGGCCAAGCTTTCCTTCTGGTACTCCCTGAGCGTCCCGGTAAATGCCGGCGGGGGCGTGACCTTCGTCGGGGCCTTGTTGATGGCCTCCCGCTTTAGGACATGCTGGACGGTTTCCTCATACGTCTGCCGCCACTTCGCTTCATCGGCGATTCGGAGAGGGTAGCGGAGCATCAGCCAGTTAAGGTCGCCGTTGGTGCGCCGGTTGGTGCGGAAGCGGACGCGGGTGCGGTCATAGGTTTTGGAGCCGGGAAAGAGGCGCTGCGCGATTTCGATGACGCAGGGCTCCCCTTCTATTTCCCAGTCCTGTTTTCGTTCGTTGAAGGTCAGGGTGCCGTAATAATACTCGGCTTCAGAGGGGAACTGCAGGTATTGCGGAACGGTCATAAAGCGATACCCCATAATTTATTGAGTGCGATCAGCAGGCAGGGCTTGCCGCTAATCTCTTTGGGTACGTCGTGGATCAGTTGCTCTACGATAAGGATGATGCCTGTTATCTGATGGCAGGCGGCGTAGCGTTCAATCTGGGCGATCACCGCGAGCTTGGGCGGCTTGCCTTTCTTAACTTCCACCCCGATACCGCCTTCGACGAGGAAGTCGATGCGGCTCCGGGGGCCGAGGCGATATTCCTTCTCCGCAGGCAATCCGGCCTCTCGTAGGACGTCCGCCACCATGGACTGCAACTTGTATTCGTCAATGATCTTGGGGACGCGAAGGCGGCGCAGGGCTGCGGCTACTTCGTCTATTGTCATCATCATCACCCCTCGCATAATGCCTGGCACTCCCACCAGATCAGGCCCTCCAACTCTACCGCCAGCTCCCGCACCCGCGGCGGCTGCACAGGCGTCAGGCCCTCATCTTTGAGCATAGCGGCAATCTTGCGCCAGGCTTCTTCTCCATCGGCGGCCCAGACGCGGCAGGAGCGGACCTGCCGCTGCGTTATTGGGGTACCGAACATCTCGCCACCACTTCCCGGATGCTGTCCTTCCAGGCTACCTTCGGGTTCTGGCGCAGGCAGTGATAGAGCAGCATCGTATTGGTGTCGTTCTGGGCGACCTTCAGCCGAGCGATGGCCTCGGCCAGCTCCGGGCTCTGCTCCTTTACCCGCTGGTCGATCTTGTTCATCTTGCCGATCCAGATGTCGTGGGTGACGTAAATATCGACTGCCTCAACAACGCTGACAGCATTGAGTACGCCGCCCAGGTTTGGCTCGATAGAGACGGAGGTGTTGAAGCCGGCTGCTCTGGCAAACAAAAGTGATTTAATGCGCTCCTCCGGCGGCGGCGCCCCCGGCTCCCATAGTGCGCAGGTGTCGGCGTCCATGCTGCCGATGGTGAATCGGAAAAGTATTTGCCGGCGGTAATCGGTAAGCTCCGCGCAGAGCCGCTCGATGCAATCGAGGTGAGGTTTGCTGACGATCAGGACATCATTGCCAGCGGCGAGCATGCGACTGAGGGCAATGACGGCCGACTCCAGGTAGATCGACGTAATGTCGTGGGTGGTGGGAAACATGATTACGTCGTCGGCTTTGCTATACCAGCGCTTGTCGACGGCCGCCTGGTTGATGCGCTCGGTTGTCCAGTCCTCCGGCCGGATGCGCTTCCATCGGTCGACGGCGTCGGCCCGGGCGTAGCAATAGGCGCAGTTGTGGCTGCAGCCGCGGCCGATGTTGTAGCGATGCTTGGCCCATTCGTCAACGCCGGTGCCGGCGCGTTCGCGGGTGAAGGGGTCCATTTATACCGCCTCCCGTTGTCTAGCTTGAAGAGGCAATAAATACTTGCTAACTATGCCCACGATTGGGCAGATAAGGTGCTTACCGTTGATAAGAACAGTGCTGTTGGGGTTGTCGGCCTGCTGCTCTGCTGTCTTGATGACGTTGAAAATGTCGATGTACTTTTGGTCTATCAGGACATACCCGCCGTCGCGGGCAAGGTAAGCTTTGTCATTATGCTCTGTCAATCCGGTCAGTTCGAGAGTAACATTTTGGGCATTGATGGCACTTGCGATTATGCCGCGGGCACTCTCGGGGAAGTCTTTGTGCGGGCGCTGATTGCCGGGATAATACCACCCATTTACCTCGCGGAGCCGCAGTGACGCCTGAACGTGCCATAGCTCGTCGTCACTCAGCACAAGCATGATCTGCGTGTTGGTTACAAGGTTTATTCCATCGTCGCCACTATATAGGCCAACTTGATGGCCCCGAAGCGCGGCGATCACCTTTGACATGTTGAGCTCAGGAATAGGCTTTACCACTGAACGACTTGCCATCTACCGCGCCCCCTTCCGGGCACAGCAAAAGCCGCAGGGTTTCCGCGGCTTATTTCGTTTGGCCTTCTTTTTCATATCTCTCATCTCCCAAAATCAGATTCGAGGAGCGGGCCGGGGGCCGTAATGGCCCCCATCTGGCCCCTGTAACAGTATGAGGTTACTGATTATCTAGCCGCCTTTGTCGTGTTCCCGGCCGTCAGGCGAGGTGTATCCGTTTTCAACCGGGCGGGCGGCGCATAGGCACCACCTCGGCTTTCTTCATGGGGTTCGGTGATTAGGCAATTTCGAAGTGCTTTTGCACGAGCGCTTTTACCGTACCGTAGTTGTGGTGTTCATAAATGCGCTCCTTAATTAAAACTCGGGTATAACCACGAGATGCTTTTTTGCTCTCATCTCGGTAATAATTCGAATCGCTCAAGCAATCGTCCAAAAGCGTATGGTTGATAAAGTAGATGTCTCCTTGGTCGTTGACGTTATAGCGGCGACGAATTTTGCTGTCCTTGTAATAATCGAGGTCGCCGTAACGATAATCTCTCTTCTCGTCAGATACCCTTTTATAGCTCTCCAAGTCTTCCGTCAGAAGTTTTGCCTTTGCTAAAAACATCTCGGTATCAAACTTGACGATAAACATGTGGTAAGAGTGGTAGAATTGGCTGACGATGAGCGTATATTTGAAATCTGAATCCAAGAAAAAACCTCCTTATGCGCAGTCCCCGCCCGGCCGGCCGCCGGTGAGCAGCTGCTTCGTCTTTACGATCCGTATGGTCCGCGCGCTGATCTGCCGGCGCCGCCCGTCGATCATGTGGCTGTTCGCCAGCCAGGCAGTGAGGTCGATTACTTTGCTCATCCCAGCGGCCTCCAGTCTGTGCAGCCGCACCAACATACTCCCGGTCGAGGGTTGGGGCGGGTGAATCTTAGCGTGTGTCCATTGCCGCAGATCCAGCGGCGGTATAGTTCGAGCATGGCCGTCACCTCGTTTCGTTCAGGTTGACGTAGGGCTTTTCACATTGGCGGTTGTCGTGGACCTTGACGACCTTTCTCTTCTCGCTGTCCCACATGGTTGAGTATTTGGGGCCTAAAGGCAGTCCGCAGGCCGCACACTTGGGTTTTGCCATCGGTGTCTCCTTGTTCCATAGATTTACCAGTTGATTTTCTCTCCGAGCGGGAATATAATCAGTTTTACCAAACACACGTTCGGAGGTAATTATGGAAAGGCAGTTTTTGCGGATCGTGGCCGAGCACGATCAGGACGGGAACATCCGGCCGCTGCTTATCAAGTGGAAGGATGGCAGATGCTTTACGGTTGACAGGGTCCTTGACGTTCGCCAGGCTCCTGCGTTAGCCGCCGGTGGTCTGGGTATCAGATACCACTGCCGTATTCACGGGAAGGAGTATTATCTGTTCTGCGACGAGGGCAAGTGGTTTGTCGAGCGGCCGGAATCTTCACGTCCTCTAAGGGAGGGAAAAGGCAGGTAGTTGACTAGGATTATTGATCGGTGTAAAATATAGGTGAGTTCACTTAACCGCCTTGATGGCGGCTTTTTCTTTTATAGGGACCAGTAAGAGCGAGAAAGCTGATCTGACGAGTTCGGTTAATTCCTTGGTGCATCTGTTCCATACGGGGATTTCCTGCTCGTCCACGCGGTTGTCGCGACAGATCCTGGCGATCTCTTTTTGCACCGCGCCGGCGTCGTCCATTTCGACCTGTAGGTCGCAGTAGCTGGACGATAGTTCCCTGATAGGAACTTCCGGAAGCAAGGCGGCGCCGACTTTGTTTTCCCGCAGGTATATGTAGCCGAGCCAGGGTGCGTCCAGGTGCTCCATCAGCTGCAACATGGTGTCATCGCTCGGCAGGCCGCCGCTGCGGTATGTGCTCACGGTGGTCCGGCTGACGCTGCAAAGCTCGGCCAAGCCTTCGACGGAGATTTGTTTGGCGTCCATCGCCGCTATAAGGGCATTTGCAAACAGTCTGTTTATGGCAATCACCCCCTTCCTACGGTATTATTAAGGTAATCTCTCACCCATCGCCCTTCGGGGCTCTCTTTTTAGAACCGGCCGAGCAGATGCGCGGCGAGAATATGGCCAGAGAAGTAGACGACGGCGCCGAACAGGAATGTTCTCAGGAGTGCTGCCCTGACTCTGGCCAGTAGTTTGGCGTTGGCTTGTTGACGCTGATCGCGCAGGATATCGGCTAACATATGTACCTCCTTCCTAGGCCGCCCCGAGGTATTCCCAGTCGCCGACGTATTTCATGGCGTGGTCGAACATCATCAAAGGAATGTCCCGGTAGCTCGGCACCTGGTAAACGTCTTTCAAGGCGGAATACAGGGCGGCAAAGTAAACTTTGCTGTGTTCCCGGTAAGCTTTTTCGGAGGGGAGCATCTCCCTCACACGCCGGCCGATTGCCTTCTGAAGCGCCCGCTGCTGGTTGTAGTCGATGTGCAGCTTGGTTTCCACCTTGTCCTCCAGGGTGGCCACTTTACTCTCCAGCTTGACGACCTTCCCGGCGAAGCCCTCGACGGTGCTTAGCATCATCTGAAGCGCCTGAAGCGTTTCTTCGGGAGAGAGTTCCCGTCGCCCGCCGACTATAGCCAGATTGCTCATACGTCGATAACCTCCACTCTTTTAATGTTGTTCAGCAGTTCGTCGATCTCGTCGCACCAGGCGCGAACGGAGCCGACGAGAGTCAACAGGTTTTCCTTCATGGGCTCGTTGGTGCGGATCTCGGATAACGGCTTGGAATACTTGGCGGGGGCCAGTCGCTTGATAAGTTCCTCGGTGTCGGCAATAAATGGGCCAAGGGCAAGCGAGGCGTTGATCTGGGACGCAAGGTCGCTACGCTTTTCCTGGAGACTGGAAATCGCCGTCTCCATCTCGGCCAGCTTTTCTTCGCTGGCTTCAAGGGTAGCAACCCGTTTTTCCATAATGCCCACCCGGGCGGCCGCCTTGCTTACGACCTCGTAGTCCGCCGGCGCCACAGTGGGCCGGGCCTTCAGTTCCTGTTCGAGCTTCGTTTTCTGCCGGAGGAGTTCCTGATAGTCCTTGTGGCTGGTGATGTCGCCGTCGAGCACTCGCTGAGTAAGCTCCGGGTCGGCGCTGGGCTTGGCGATCTCGCGGGCCAGAGTGTACGGCACCTTCTCGATGAGTTCCCTTTTCTCCGCGTGGCGGAGAATTAAACCGTGGTAGTTGATGAGTTCGTAAGCTGTTGATTCCTTAATCCCCAGGCTGGCCACCCATTTGCCAAAGCAGCCGTAACGATGTTTTGCCAGTCTCTCCTGCGCCTCTTTGAGTTCCTGACCGACGTCGAAGCGCGTGCGGTGCATATAGCCGCCGATGATAGTTTCCTTCTGACGAAGATAACCGGCGGTCTCGGCGTCGATCTGGCTGTAGTCAAACGTCGAAGGTGGCGTCATAAGGTCGATGTTGTCGGGCAGTTGAGTAGGCTTGTCCTCCCTCGGGGCGTCTGCGGAATTGAGCACCGACTTTGTTTTCATGAGCAGCGCCCATGTGCAGCGGGCGGCGCAGTCGGTGTCGCACTCAGCGCAGCAGGTTATCCCCCGGTTAGCGGCGTCCTCGCCGCACTTTACGCAGCCGTCGTGTTTATGCTGGCAGTCCAATATATCATCACTCCTTTCTTACCGTGGCCCCAGCCTAGCGGCTACTTTCCTCAAATTTAACCTTACGGTGGCAGATGCAGCACTTCGTATGTTTGCGAGCGATATAGGCGTTTTGCTTGCCGATGCTGCCATGCTTGGGACAGGTGTACGTTTTCATCGCTCTCTCTCCTTTACAATCACACACTTCAGATCGTGCGCACATTCAGGGAAATGCCCGCACTTAAAGCAGCACACCGGCCGGCGCCCGTCGTTGTAGCATGGCCCCTTTATGCATAGCTCGCCCTCAACCAGGTTCGGACAAGTCAGTTCGCATTTGCGATCCGGAATTTGAAATGTCTTGGGCTGTTTATATGTACACCCCTGGCATTTTTCGTGAGGGAATTCGTAAAGGAAGTTGCAAAAACCGATTTTGTCGCAATAAAAGCAGTCTTTATCGGGTTCTATGGTGACGCGATCTATGGCGGGCATTTCGATTCCCCCTCCTCACTGATTTATCTCTCGGTGCAGCCGCCACAGTAAAAGCAGAGTGACTACTGCAAAGCCGATCAGCAGGACATCATACCTGCCGGAATCTATGGCCGCAAAAAATGCCTGCATAGCTTGTCCACCTCCGCAGCAGCCGGTCATATGATCCGGCGCTGACCGTCTTTTTCGGCCTCGGCGTTGAGGCGCAGTTTCGTCTCATCCGACAGGGAGTTCCACACTGCCCAACTCGCATGGTGAAAGTCGGCCAGTATCTGCTTTTTACGCTCCTCGGTCATCGGCGGCGGCGCCACCACATGAACCACTGTATTGCCGAATTTATAAGTGGCCGCGTATTTATCCGCCATCGTCATCACCTCGGTAATTATATGAAGCACCGGGTTGTCTCGTTGCTTCAAAAAACATGCTATCAAACTGATATCAGAACGATAGCGCCGCGCAATTCGTCCGGCCTTGATATGATATGTCTGGGGTAAATACCTCAAGGAGGCCGCCCAGATGCTGAAGCCTTTTCTTCTCCGCATCGAAAGAATCTATATAAGGAAGTTGGAATACATAGGGGATCGAAACGGGCGGTCGATCAATAAGGAGATCAGACAAGTGCTGGTGAAGTACGTGGAACAGTTCGAGCATAAGTATGGGAAGATTGAAGTGAATGATAAGGACTAGGCAGCCGTTTCTTCGCTAGGAACAAAACGTGCTTCAAGCTTCAGAACCTCGCACGCTTTAGCCATTGTGGTCTCATTCCAGCGGCGGTCGCCTTTCAATAGGTCGGATATGTAATTGATGCTGTAGCCCATTCGCCCGGCGAGGGCCGTGATGTTTATGTCGAGCTCTTTCATTCGGGTTTTTACCACTTTTGTGAAGTTCATTGTTTCACCACCTCGATTAAATAATAAGCTATATGACGAACAATGACAAAGCGCGCAACTCGTCATATTGACGATAATTTATAAACGGGCATCACAATTCGTCGTTTAGCTTGTTTTATCTTTAATTATCGTCATATAGCTTATTGAGTCGTAATCTATACGCTGATAAAATGAACTCAGCGAATAGCGGGGATGATAATGATGTACGAGAAAACACTTCCAAATAGTTTGAGAAGTATACGAAAGTCTAAAAAGTTGAGCGGCAACTATATTGCCGCTCAACTTGGAATAACACCTCAGTATTACTATGACCTTGAAACAGGTCGGCGCAGGCTTAATTCCGACCTCCTTATGGGACTTGTATCAACTTTCAATTGCACAGCCGACGAAATATTAAAAGTTCCTGGCCAAAATCTTACCAACAAATATTGTCAAAAAGTCGCAGATAAAATTATTGATGTTTCACCCCTAATCCCAGAAGAACTAAAAAAAGAAGCCGGCTCTGATGTAGCTTGGGGCCAGCTCCGCAAGGACGCGGAAAGCAATGATATTTCGCCCGAGGAATTACGGGCTATGCTCGAAGCGCTCAAAAAAATAAAAAAACCGGGCAATTAAGCCCGGTCATTGCAAGTCTTTCAAACTGGGGTCTATAAATAGTACGCTTCCGATCACGATCCAATCCCAATTTTTCAATGGACAGTACACTATCTCCTGTACGTTGTGAGCTGCGACGATATCAGCAATCAGGCCCCTGTTTTCCATATCAAGACCTCCGGAATTAGAACATATGTTCTATTTTCTGTTTATTGCAACCAACTCCTGCCTTCTCTTCGAACTTTATTCCGCCATTTTTCGACAAGCAAAATATAAAGCCGCCCGGTATTCAGGCGGCGGATAAGATAAGCATCTTTTCATCACCTCGGCGTTATTATTTTGGTAACTTGTGGAAGGCGAGAGCGATATCAGAATGATATCATCGGCCCAAAATGATTGTAGCCAGCCCCTACGGCTGGCCATTACATCTATGCGCTATAGAAAATTCAATATTTTTTATTTAATACCTTCTCTGTAAACTAACACCAGCAGCTTATTTTTTCGGGACGTTAGTCCCTATCCACCAAGCAGTCGCGGCACAGTCATGGCCGCTATTTT is a window of Selenomonadales bacterium 4137-cl DNA encoding:
- a CDS encoding radical SAM protein, with the translated sequence MDPFTRERAGTGVDEWAKHRYNIGRGCSHNCAYCYARADAVDRWKRIRPEDWTTERINQAAVDKRWYSKADDVIMFPTTHDITSIYLESAVIALSRMLAAGNDVLIVSKPHLDCIERLCAELTDYRRQILFRFTIGSMDADTCALWEPGAPPPEERIKSLLFARAAGFNTSVSIEPNLGGVLNAVSVVEAVDIYVTHDIWIGKMNKIDQRVKEQSPELAEAIARLKVAQNDTNTMLLYHCLRQNPKVAWKDSIREVVARCSVPQ
- a CDS encoding ORF6C domain-containing protein is translated as MSNLAIVGGRRELSPEETLQALQMMLSTVEGFAGKVVKLESKVATLEDKVETKLHIDYNQQRALQKAIGRRVREMLPSEKAYREHSKVYFAALYSALKDVYQVPSYRDIPLMMFDHAMKYVGDWEYLGAA
- a CDS encoding helix-turn-helix transcriptional regulator; this encodes MNFTKVVKTRMKELDINITALAGRMGYSINYISDLLKGDRRWNETTMAKACEVLKLEARFVPSEETAA
- a CDS encoding helix-turn-helix transcriptional regulator — protein: MMYEKTLPNSLRSIRKSKKLSGNYIAAQLGITPQYYYDLETGRRRLNSDLLMGLVSTFNCTADEILKVPGQNLTNKYCQKVADKIIDVSPLIPEELKKEAGSDVAWGQLRKDAESNDISPEELRAMLEALKKIKKPGN